One stretch of Shewanella sp. Arc9-LZ DNA includes these proteins:
- a CDS encoding bifunctional diguanylate cyclase/phosphodiesterase, translated as MPTSFRNRLIIAFLLILTLMQLTTALFVLSATQRDFRQQQTQNLNIGSNIFVEMLSNRSDQLNQSLSLLSADFGFKRAVATGEQDTISSVLANHGRRINADAAILLSPQGKLLSSSLQGLTAANVDELFALTKNRSTTFEIFNYDHSSYQFVLQPVKAPTLIAWVGMGFTMDKNVADQAKTITGIDISFINQSAGRIEIVSTLAQAQQQDVLARINLLAKTVDKVSDDIPSNYLSTTIALNKNSGHQWAVLHQSNVKWQQNYDALRNNMLIIFAITCLLAFMIAAWFSGGLTKPIYALVNFARKVGQGENPPPIKGAPAELQVLANTLSIMRENIESRENDLVYQSQHDNLTGLYNRLAAKQQLSLLLSKMHGSLVMIDIKNFRHLNNIIGFANADDLLVLFASRLESLSPTAQLISRLDGDSFLLLFQPSIPLEKLDNYLRQLTNPFSIQGSKISVNVRVGIVDLSSDYDCNDIDTLIRHAEIALNQARVESLGIATYQQGEDERYLRELMIIRDLPIALAQGQLHLVFQPKVNIQSNHCHGAETLIRWQHPELGFIPPDEFIRLAENSGNISMISDWVLNTTIKQLAKWQQQGISLTVAINLSAHDLTNPQLPLDIEQLLISNNLPINALSIEVTEGAVMKDAQTVIAVLQQFRNIGLAIAIDDFGTGHSSLAYLKLLPVNEVKIDRSFIKDIHTDATDLMIVDSSIRLIKGLNLSVVAEGVESEEGINILRELNCDIIQGYVYSKPLNADDFIMWFQQFNQSNNQPPC; from the coding sequence ATGCCTACTAGTTTTCGCAACCGACTGATAATAGCTTTCCTATTAATACTGACCTTAATGCAGTTAACCACTGCCTTGTTTGTATTAAGCGCAACTCAGCGAGATTTTCGCCAACAGCAAACTCAAAACCTTAATATTGGTTCCAATATTTTTGTCGAAATGTTATCGAACCGAAGCGATCAGCTAAATCAAAGTTTGTCGTTACTCAGTGCGGACTTTGGTTTTAAACGCGCCGTTGCCACTGGCGAGCAAGATACAATATCGTCAGTGTTAGCCAACCATGGCAGGCGCATTAATGCTGACGCTGCTATTTTATTATCTCCACAGGGAAAACTACTGTCATCAAGCTTGCAAGGGCTCACTGCAGCTAATGTAGATGAGTTATTTGCATTAACCAAGAATCGCTCAACCACGTTCGAAATTTTCAATTATGACCACAGTAGTTACCAATTTGTGTTGCAACCCGTCAAAGCGCCAACATTAATAGCTTGGGTCGGCATGGGCTTCACTATGGACAAGAATGTCGCAGACCAAGCCAAAACCATTACCGGAATTGATATCAGTTTTATCAACCAGTCCGCTGGCAGAATAGAAATTGTCTCGACCCTAGCCCAAGCTCAACAACAAGATGTTTTAGCGCGTATTAACCTATTAGCAAAAACAGTGGATAAGGTCAGTGATGACATACCATCAAACTACTTATCGACCACCATTGCGTTAAATAAAAATAGTGGCCATCAGTGGGCGGTACTGCATCAATCAAATGTTAAGTGGCAGCAAAATTACGATGCCCTGCGCAATAACATGTTAATTATATTCGCGATAACGTGTTTACTGGCGTTTATGATTGCCGCTTGGTTTTCTGGCGGCTTAACGAAACCCATTTATGCATTAGTTAATTTTGCTCGCAAAGTCGGCCAAGGTGAAAACCCTCCGCCGATTAAAGGTGCACCCGCTGAGTTACAAGTATTAGCCAACACCTTATCGATAATGCGTGAAAATATTGAATCGCGCGAAAACGATTTAGTTTATCAATCACAACACGATAACCTCACGGGTTTATATAATCGCTTGGCCGCTAAACAACAACTCAGCCTGCTGCTGAGTAAAATGCATGGCAGTTTAGTGATGATAGACATTAAAAACTTTCGCCATTTAAATAACATCATTGGATTTGCCAATGCCGACGATTTATTGGTGTTGTTTGCCAGCCGTTTAGAAAGCTTATCCCCAACGGCCCAACTAATATCGCGCTTGGATGGCGACTCGTTTTTGTTGCTATTCCAACCGAGTATTCCGCTTGAAAAGCTTGATAACTATCTACGACAATTAACCAATCCATTTTCTATTCAGGGCTCAAAAATAAGTGTCAATGTGCGGGTAGGGATTGTTGATTTATCCAGTGACTATGACTGTAATGATATTGATACTTTAATTCGCCATGCTGAAATTGCATTAAATCAAGCCCGAGTGGAATCCCTAGGCATAGCCACTTATCAACAAGGTGAAGATGAACGCTATTTACGTGAATTAATGATTATCCGTGATTTACCGATTGCCTTAGCACAAGGGCAGTTGCATTTGGTGTTTCAACCTAAAGTGAATATTCAGAGCAATCATTGCCATGGTGCAGAAACCCTGATCCGCTGGCAGCATCCTGAACTGGGGTTTATCCCGCCGGATGAGTTCATTCGTTTAGCGGAAAACTCAGGTAATATCTCGATGATCAGCGACTGGGTATTAAATACTACCATTAAGCAGCTAGCCAAATGGCAGCAACAAGGTATTTCGCTGACGGTGGCGATTAATTTATCTGCCCATGATCTCACTAATCCTCAGCTGCCGTTAGACATTGAACAGTTACTGATTAGCAATAATTTACCGATTAACGCTCTGTCGATAGAGGTGACCGAAGGTGCTGTGATGAAAGATGCACAAACGGTGATTGCTGTTTTACAGCAGTTTAGAAATATCGGCTTAGCCATTGCCATCGACGACTTTGGTACCGGGCACTCTTCATTAGCTTACTTAAAGTTACTGCCCGTTAATGAAGTGAAGATTGATCGCAGTTTTATTAAAGATATTCATACCGATGCAACTGATTTAATGATTGTGGATAGCAGCATTCGATTAATTAAAGGGCTTAATTTATCCGTCGTGGCTGAAGGGGTAGAATCTGAAGAAGGCATCAATATTTTGCGCGAACTTAATTGCGATATAATTCAAGGTTATGTGTATTCAAAACCGCTTAACGCAGATGATTTTATTATGTGGTTCCAGCAATTTAATCAATCTAACAATCAGCCCCCCTGTTAA
- a CDS encoding DUF3034 family protein produces the protein MYQLMCILLSVLLSLISASAHAETSKVIATGGATTIEGSAGGGIVSWAVINGYASSDQWSFTAMNTAVYVDDFTLHSIGASLSIDNRFELSIAKQTFDLDTLGGKLGQDIVGVKYKLAGEVLYTAMPQISLGLQYKRVDDFALPQAVGARDDWGVDIYLAASKVYFDAIAGRNLVTNLTLRATKANQTGLLGFGTATNNDYQLQAEASIAVLLTDNIALGYEYKQKPDQLGFAEENDWQDIFMAWFVNKHLSVVGAYVDLGSIAGFEQQQGWYLSVEGTL, from the coding sequence ATGTATCAACTAATGTGCATTCTATTATCGGTGCTATTAAGCCTCATCAGTGCTTCTGCTCACGCTGAGACAAGTAAAGTAATCGCTACTGGTGGCGCCACAACTATTGAGGGTAGTGCCGGTGGAGGAATAGTGTCTTGGGCAGTCATTAATGGCTATGCAAGCTCAGACCAATGGTCTTTCACAGCAATGAATACTGCAGTCTATGTTGACGATTTTACATTACATTCTATTGGCGCATCCTTAAGCATTGATAACCGCTTTGAACTCAGTATTGCTAAGCAAACTTTTGATCTAGACACCCTAGGCGGCAAACTGGGCCAAGATATTGTTGGGGTAAAATACAAACTAGCCGGTGAAGTGCTATACACCGCCATGCCACAAATTAGCTTAGGGCTACAATATAAACGGGTGGACGACTTTGCATTACCGCAAGCTGTTGGGGCAAGGGATGACTGGGGAGTTGATATCTATTTAGCTGCCAGTAAAGTCTATTTTGATGCCATTGCTGGCCGTAATCTGGTGACTAACTTAACCCTCAGAGCAACCAAAGCTAACCAAACTGGTTTGCTTGGTTTTGGTACTGCGACGAACAACGATTACCAACTGCAAGCTGAAGCCTCTATTGCGGTGTTATTAACCGATAATATTGCACTGGGTTATGAATACAAACAAAAGCCTGATCAACTTGGTTTTGCAGAAGAAAATGATTGGCAGGATATTTTTATGGCTTGGTTTGTTAATAAACACCTTTCTGTTGTAGGCGCTTATGTTGATTTAGGCAGCATTGCCGGATTTGAGCAACAGCAAGGGTGGTATTTATCTGTAGAGGGAACGCTGTAA